A genomic stretch from Engraulis encrasicolus isolate BLACKSEA-1 chromosome 10, IST_EnEncr_1.0, whole genome shotgun sequence includes:
- the LOC134456522 gene encoding SH3 and cysteine-rich domain-containing protein 3-like isoform X2 yields the protein MAQYDTLEDKDSLDFHDNPPVSENLVKEDENTVYFVYDEEVEEEEPLKLPTPEPVVMINPNPHKFKDHYCKKPKFCDVCARMIVQNNKFCIRCKNCKTCIHHSCQSYVEFQKCFGKIPPGFRRAYSSPLYDQDVTGQGHNHTDPVFETLRTGVIMANKERKKNSEEGKKMPMLEEEENGEEQKPEEEEGGDDKKGDKDSADDKNKKNVGAPTQTHFYVALYRFKAIERDDLDFHPGDRIVVLDDSNEEWWRGKMGEKTGYLPMTYIIKVRAGELTYKVLRSFVGNREMGQITLKKDQIVVKKGDEVNGYLKVSTGRKMGFFPSDLLEEI from the exons GTTTATTTTGTGTAtgatgaagaggtggaggaggaggagcctctAAAGCTGCCCACCCCAGAGCCTGTCGTTATGATCAACCCCAACCCACACAAGTTTAAAGACCACTACTGCAAGAAGCCCAAGTTCTGCGATGTCTGCGCAAGAATGATTGTTC AGAACAACAAGTTTTGCATCCGGTGCAAGAACTGCAAGACCTGCATTCACCATTCGTGCCAGTCCTATGTGGAGTTCCAAAAATGTTTCGGAAAAATT CCCCCTGGATTCAGAAGGGCATACAGCTCCCCTCTTTATGATCAGGACGTAACAGGCCAAG GACACAACCACACAGACCCGGTCTTTGAGACACTACGCACAGGTGTTATCATGGCCAACAAAGAACGCAAAAAGAATtcagaagaagggaaaaaa ATGCCGATGCTTGAAGAAGAGGAGAATGGCGAAGAGCAGAAGCCGGAAGAGGAAG AAGGGGGAGATGACAAGAAAGGAGACAAGGACTCTGCGGATGACAAG AACAAGAAGAATGTAGGCGCCCCAACACAGACCCATTTCTACGTGGCCCTGTATCGCTTCAAAGCCATCGAGAGAGATGACCTGGACTTCCA TCCTGGCGACCGCATCGTTGTCCTTGACGACTCCAATGAGGAGTGGTGGAGG ggcaAGATGGGTGAGAAGACTGGCTACCTTCCAATGACCTACATCATCAAGGTCCGCGCTGGAGAATTGACCTACAAAGTCTTGCGCTCGTTTGTAGGGAACCGAGAAATGGGCCAGATTACACTGAAGAAAGATCAG ATTGTGGTGAAGAAGGGAGACGAGGTAAACGGCTATTTGAAAGTCAGCACCGGACGCAAAATGGGATTTTTCCCATCGGACCTTCTGGAGGAGATTTAG
- the LOC134456522 gene encoding SH3 and cysteine-rich domain-containing protein 3-like isoform X1, giving the protein MAQYDTLEDKDSLDFHDNPPVSENLVKEDENTVYFVYDEEVEEEEPLKLPTPEPVVMINPNPHKFKDHYCKKPKFCDVCARMIVQNNKFCIRCKNCKTCIHHSCQSYVEFQKCFGKIPPGFRRAYSSPLYDQDVTGQGHNHTDPVFETLRTGVIMANKERKKNSEEGKKMPMLEEEENGEEQKPEEEGGEEGGDDKKGDKDSADDKNKKNVGAPTQTHFYVALYRFKAIERDDLDFHPGDRIVVLDDSNEEWWRGKMGEKTGYLPMTYIIKVRAGELTYKVLRSFVGNREMGQITLKKDQIVVKKGDEVNGYLKVSTGRKMGFFPSDLLEEI; this is encoded by the exons GTTTATTTTGTGTAtgatgaagaggtggaggaggaggagcctctAAAGCTGCCCACCCCAGAGCCTGTCGTTATGATCAACCCCAACCCACACAAGTTTAAAGACCACTACTGCAAGAAGCCCAAGTTCTGCGATGTCTGCGCAAGAATGATTGTTC AGAACAACAAGTTTTGCATCCGGTGCAAGAACTGCAAGACCTGCATTCACCATTCGTGCCAGTCCTATGTGGAGTTCCAAAAATGTTTCGGAAAAATT CCCCCTGGATTCAGAAGGGCATACAGCTCCCCTCTTTATGATCAGGACGTAACAGGCCAAG GACACAACCACACAGACCCGGTCTTTGAGACACTACGCACAGGTGTTATCATGGCCAACAAAGAACGCAAAAAGAATtcagaagaagggaaaaaa ATGCCGATGCTTGAAGAAGAGGAGAATGGCGAAGAGCAGAAGCCGGAAGAGGAAGGTGGGGAAG AAGGGGGAGATGACAAGAAAGGAGACAAGGACTCTGCGGATGACAAG AACAAGAAGAATGTAGGCGCCCCAACACAGACCCATTTCTACGTGGCCCTGTATCGCTTCAAAGCCATCGAGAGAGATGACCTGGACTTCCA TCCTGGCGACCGCATCGTTGTCCTTGACGACTCCAATGAGGAGTGGTGGAGG ggcaAGATGGGTGAGAAGACTGGCTACCTTCCAATGACCTACATCATCAAGGTCCGCGCTGGAGAATTGACCTACAAAGTCTTGCGCTCGTTTGTAGGGAACCGAGAAATGGGCCAGATTACACTGAAGAAAGATCAG ATTGTGGTGAAGAAGGGAGACGAGGTAAACGGCTATTTGAAAGTCAGCACCGGACGCAAAATGGGATTTTTCCCATCGGACCTTCTGGAGGAGATTTAG